The Bacillus sp. F19 DNA segment ATCATTACTAAGAATATATGTATTGCTTTTCTAACATTTATTTTGATGAGTGCAAGCATTGTTTTAGGTGCAAAAATACCATTTTATTCTTATGTAAAGCTTCTTCTGTTACCGTCTTTTTTTCTGCTTTCCAGCATAGTTGCCATTATCGTTTCAATTGCTCCTGCGAAAGGCGAAATCTTAAATGCAATGTGGAGTATTCAAATAGGATCATGGCAACTATATGTTACCCCATATAGTATAAATCAGGCCTACCACCTCGCTGCAACTGTCTTAGCAAGCGTGAGCTGTTTGTACTTCCTGATTCTGACTACAACTCTACACCAGTTGATTTGGGTACTACAAAAAGGAAACCTTCCAACACTTATTATTGAATTAGTGGGATTGACTTATCGCTTTATCTTTGTACTTTTGGATAAGATGCATGAAATCTATCTTGCACAATCTAGTAGACTGGGTTATCAGAATTATAGAGTTTGGATATCTTCTATCGCACAACTTATCGTTGGTCTTTTTATTAAATCGATACATTCTGCCAGAGAATTGCAAATAGCAATAGACAGTCGCGGCGGAGATGAGGGTTTGTATGAAGTGGAATTGAATTTGAAGTATAATCGCTTCCATTGCGCAGGAATTATTCTTTCCATGGCAGCACTTTTTGCAATAGTCATTTTAACAAAGAAGATTGAATGAAAATTTAAAAGGGGCATCAGCAGTGAGATCACCAATCCTTTCATTTGAAAATGTTACTTATAAATATGCAGATGGTACTATTGCGTTAAAAGATATTTCATTATCCATTGAGCATGGGAAGAAGATTGCCTTAATAGGCAATAATGGAGCTGGAAAATCAACATTGTTCTTACTTCTAAATGGTATTTTAAAACCAACGGACGGTAACATTAAATTCAAATGGAAAAAACTAACATATACACGTAATGAGATCCGGCAAATTCGCAAACAGGTAGGAATTGTCTTTCAAAATCCTGAGACTCAGCTTTTTTCATCAAGTGTTTATGAAGATATCAAATTTGGCCCTAAGAATTTAGGAATGTCTCCTGAAGAGCTAGAAAAAACAGTTCACGAGGCGATGATTTTAACAGAAACGGAATCTTTGAAAGATAAACCACCCCATTTTTTAAGTATCGGCCAAAAGAAAAGAGTTGCAATTGCAGGAATTATTGCAATGAATCCAGAGTTAATGATATTGGATGAGCCAACTGCAGGACTTGATCCCTATTATTCTATGAAAATTATGGAGTTATTGAAAAACTTGAATAATGAAAACCGTACGATTTTACTATCTACCCATAATGTTGATCTTGCTTATGAATGGGCTGATGAAGTCATTATTTTAAATAACGGAAAGATTATTGCGCATGGTTCTCCTGCAGAAGTATTTCAAAATGCAGAAGCTATCCAACAAAGTCATTTAGAAAAGCCTTGGGTAATGGAGATTTTTGAA contains these protein-coding regions:
- a CDS encoding ATP-binding cassette domain-containing protein, translated to MRSPILSFENVTYKYADGTIALKDISLSIEHGKKIALIGNNGAGKSTLFLLLNGILKPTDGNIKFKWKKLTYTRNEIRQIRKQVGIVFQNPETQLFSSSVYEDIKFGPKNLGMSPEELEKTVHEAMILTETESLKDKPPHFLSIGQKKRVAIAGIIAMNPELMILDEPTAGLDPYYSMKIMELLKNLNNENRTILLSTHNVDLAYEWADEVIILNNGKIIAHGSPAEVFQNAEAIQQSHLEKPWVMEIFETLAETKILSQKNYPKSKKELFEIMSTLNKC
- the cbiQ gene encoding cobalt ECF transporter T component CbiQ, with the translated sequence MKIDDYTYTNALKDVHPIEKVGFAFSYLLFTIITKNICIAFLTFILMSASIVLGAKIPFYSYVKLLLLPSFFLLSSIVAIIVSIAPAKGEILNAMWSIQIGSWQLYVTPYSINQAYHLAATVLASVSCLYFLILTTTLHQLIWVLQKGNLPTLIIELVGLTYRFIFVLLDKMHEIYLAQSSRLGYQNYRVWISSIAQLIVGLFIKSIHSARELQIAIDSRGGDEGLYEVELNLKYNRFHCAGIILSMAALFAIVILTKKIE